One window of Anaerolineales bacterium genomic DNA carries:
- a CDS encoding DGQHR domain-containing protein produces the protein MHKTKAIQFIQNGRIFYSVVIPAGKLAELSKVDVWDPNNPQSGYQRSPSTSRKREIGQYALKPDSIMPVGGLLNARDVEDADGGHYGSKLKFEIEYKEGDISFGTLTIPDKALPLYIVDMQHRIGGYEWAIQQQGGERLENFPLVATIADGLTKMEEVDQFDIINTTQKKVRTDLARRLKSIQVKDVDHMLALDKRGKLWEAKGPVIAENLNTSSGVWSGKILPPNKSKADQPTMVVRETSFVTSLKPILQTPYFIRQSEETAAELINRYWTAIQKVWPDAFKNPDAYVIQKSPGVFSLHELAPEVFEMARDKGEITVKSIFEIVKSLGEIGEAEYWEVKNSEGAASYGSMQGFRFLASELRQYLPKIEN, from the coding sequence ATGCACAAGACAAAAGCTATTCAATTTATTCAAAACGGTCGCATCTTCTACTCAGTTGTTATCCCAGCTGGCAAACTAGCAGAATTATCAAAAGTAGATGTTTGGGACCCCAACAACCCACAATCAGGTTATCAAAGGAGTCCTAGCACATCGCGAAAACGTGAGATCGGGCAATATGCATTAAAGCCTGATTCAATAATGCCAGTAGGCGGGTTATTGAATGCTCGCGACGTTGAAGACGCTGATGGCGGTCATTATGGTAGTAAATTAAAATTCGAGATTGAATACAAAGAAGGTGACATAAGTTTTGGAACACTTACCATTCCAGATAAAGCATTGCCGCTTTACATCGTAGACATGCAACACCGCATTGGTGGTTATGAGTGGGCAATTCAACAGCAAGGAGGAGAGCGACTAGAAAACTTTCCACTTGTTGCAACAATTGCGGATGGACTTACTAAAATGGAAGAGGTTGACCAATTCGACATTATAAATACGACACAAAAGAAAGTTCGAACCGACCTGGCACGACGTTTAAAATCCATTCAAGTAAAAGACGTTGACCACATGTTAGCACTTGATAAGCGCGGCAAACTTTGGGAAGCAAAAGGTCCAGTAATTGCTGAAAACCTTAACACTTCAAGTGGTGTATGGTCTGGAAAAATCCTTCCACCAAATAAGTCAAAGGCAGATCAACCCACCATGGTTGTTCGCGAAACTTCCTTTGTTACTTCACTCAAGCCAATATTACAAACCCCGTATTTTATTCGTCAATCAGAGGAAACGGCAGCTGAACTCATCAATAGATATTGGACAGCTATTCAGAAAGTATGGCCTGACGCATTCAAGAATCCAGACGCTTATGTTATACAGAAATCTCCTGGGGTATTTTCTCTCCATGAATTAGCACCAGAAGTTTTTGAAATGGCGCGAGATAAAGGCGAGATTACTGTTAAAAGTATTTTTGAAATCGTAAAATCTCTGGGTGAAATTGGCGAAGCAGAATACTGGGAAGTGAAAAATTCCGAAGGCGCTGCAAGCTACGGGAGTATGCAAGGGTTTCGGTTTCTTGCTTCAGAATTGCGCCAGTATCTCCCCAAAATCGAAAACTAA
- a CDS encoding DUF559 domain-containing protein, whose protein sequence is MERYCHRAGLVIEVDGDVHDLQKEEDERREKVLSALGLRVVRFWNDEMMRNLSAVVGKIREFILQHS, encoded by the coding sequence TTGGAAAGGTACTGTCACAGGGCGGGATTGGTTATTGAGGTGGATGGCGATGTCCACGATCTGCAGAAAGAGGAAGATGAGAGGCGGGAGAAGGTACTGTCCGCGCTGGGGTTGAGGGTGGTCAGGTTTTGGAATGATGAGATGATGAGGAACTTGTCCGCGGTGGTGGGGAAGATCAGAGAATTCATCCTTCAGCATTCGTAA
- a CDS encoding DUF559 domain-containing protein, producing the protein MQKEEDERREKVLSALGLRIVRFRNNVVMRNLSAVVGKVREFINLW; encoded by the coding sequence TTGCAGAAAGAGGAAGATGAACGGCGGGAGAAGGTGTTGTCCGCGCTGGGGTTGAGGATTGTCAGGTTTCGGAATAATGTAGTGATGAGGAATCTGTCCGCGGTGGTGGGGAAGGTCAGGGAATTTATCAATTTGTGGTAG
- a CDS encoding AbrB/MazE/SpoVT family DNA-binding domain-containing protein: protein MTTLQIRSKGTITLPSSLRKKYKLEEGEFFNLIDVGDGSFFLVPVESKVMKNADKVAKKVKEANVDLEDLLATLDEERKTYYKEHYVKN, encoded by the coding sequence ATGACTACCCTTCAAATCCGTAGCAAAGGAACCATTACCTTACCCTCCAGCCTTCGCAAAAAATATAAGCTGGAGGAGGGTGAGTTTTTCAATTTAATCGATGTAGGTGACGGTTCGTTCTTCCTTGTCCCTGTGGAAAGCAAGGTGATGAAGAATGCAGATAAAGTCGCTAAGAAGGTCAAAGAAGCAAATGTAGATTTGGAAGACTTACTTGCAACACTGGATGAAGAGCGCAAGACCTATTACAAAGAGCACTATGTCAAAAATTAA
- a CDS encoding PIN domain-containing protein, whose product MSKIKVFLDSSAVMAGVISSAGAARVLLVMSENGQIETFISEQVIVESERSIAKKVPQALPEFRQTLKDANLKVVHNPTQEEIEENLSLIADPDDVPILLAAMKSHVDYLATHNRKHFLNDYKVAEKAGLKIGTPGDVLAWIRENLNS is encoded by the coding sequence ATGTCAAAAATTAAAGTGTTCCTGGATAGCAGTGCTGTGATGGCGGGGGTGATCTCATCTGCGGGCGCGGCGCGTGTCTTGTTGGTGATGTCTGAAAATGGGCAGATCGAAACTTTTATCAGTGAGCAAGTTATCGTTGAGAGCGAACGTTCGATTGCAAAGAAAGTTCCGCAGGCATTGCCTGAATTCCGTCAAACCCTCAAAGACGCCAACCTGAAAGTTGTCCACAACCCAACGCAAGAAGAAATAGAAGAAAACCTTTCCCTGATCGCAGATCCTGATGATGTCCCTATCTTGCTGGCGGCAATGAAGAGCCATGTCGATTATTTGGCGACCCATAACCGCAAACATTTTCTGAATGATTATAAAGTCGCGGAAAAAGCGGGGCTGAAAATTGGAACTCCAGGTGATGTCCTTGCGTGGATACGGGAAAATTTGAATTCATAA
- a CDS encoding transcriptional regulator, giving the protein MTLATKKLEVHWANIAPLLSIRNEREYNAAVKRLNELLDEIGDNEKHPLYGLLDTLGTLIEIYEEEHYPIPDVTGAEVLHFLMEEHGLTQSDLPEVGPQGMVSEILNGKRELNIRQVRSLAEKFKVSSAVFL; this is encoded by the coding sequence ATGACACTCGCAACTAAAAAACTTGAAGTCCACTGGGCAAATATCGCTCCTTTGCTGTCCATTCGCAACGAGCGCGAATACAACGCGGCTGTCAAACGTCTCAATGAATTACTGGATGAAATCGGAGATAACGAGAAACATCCGTTGTATGGGTTGCTGGATACACTTGGAACACTGATCGAAATCTATGAAGAAGAGCATTATCCGATCCCTGACGTTACGGGCGCCGAAGTATTGCACTTTCTCATGGAAGAACATGGTTTGACACAGTCTGATCTGCCGGAAGTCGGGCCACAGGGTATGGTCTCTGAAATTTTGAATGGCAAGCGCGAGTTGAACATTCGACAAGTCCGCTCTCTTGCGGAGAAGTTCAAGGTTTCAAGTGCCGTGTTTTTGTGA